A single Larimichthys crocea isolate SSNF chromosome VIII, L_crocea_2.0, whole genome shotgun sequence DNA region contains:
- the chrna3 gene encoding neuronal acetylcholine receptor subunit alpha-3 translates to MSQLVKVDEVNQIMETNLWLKHIWNDYKLRWNPKDFGGVEFIRVPSSRIWKPDIVLYNNAVGDFQVDDKTKALLRYNGDVTWIPPAIFKSSCKIDVTYFPFDYQNCTMKFGSWTYDKAKIDLVLIGSTINLKDFWETGDWVIIDAPGYKHDIKYNCCEEIYTDITYSLYIRRLPLFYTINMIIPCLLISFLTVLVFYLPSDCGEKVTLCISVLLSLTVFLLVITETIPSTSLVIPLIGEYLLFTMIFVTLSIVITVFVLNIHYRTPKTHTMPCWVRTVFLGLLPRVMFMTRPERDPDEVTMVGNDQTTHSRPCAIHLSGTLQKQNKPQALASSMVSSLTNRQQLFNNTELSYLNNLSADPVKGAGSAFLCCEGHCNCCWHPRSSKLPADSGGGSGGLGSLGALTGGSAVGVRGGSQCSSSESLDGGKMSLLPLSPEVREAIESVKYIAENMRLQNEAKEVQDDWKYVAMVIDRIFLWVFVLVCILGTAGLFLQPLLVGEDI, encoded by the exons ATGTCACAGCTGGTCAAAGTG GATGAAGTCAATCAGATCATGGAGACAAATCTGTGGCTGAAACAT ATCTGGAATGATTACAAACTCAGATGGAATCCAAAAGATTTTGGGGGTGTAGAGTTTATCCGAGTACCATCCAGCAGGATATGGAAGCCAGACATCGTGCTGTACAACAA TGCAGTTGGAGATTTCCAGGttgatgacaaaacaaaagcctTACTTCGTTACAATGGTGATGTTACCTGGATCCCGCCAGCCATATTCAAGAGCTCTTGCAAGATTGACGTCACTTACTTCCCCTTTGACTACCAGAACTGCACCATGAAGTTCGGATCCTGGACATATGACAAGGCCAAGATCGATCTGGTGCTCATCGGCTCAACCATTAACCTCAAGGACTTCTGGGAGACTGGGGATTGGGTGATCATCGACGCCCCTGGTTACAAACATGACATTAAGTACAACTGCTGTGAGGAAATCTACACGGATATCACATACTCTTTGTACATCCGCCGTCTGCCACTTTTCTACACCATTAACATGATCATCCCCTGCCTCCTCATCTCTTTCCTCACCGTGCTTGTCTTCTACCTGCCATCTGATTGCGGTGAGAAAGTCACTCTGTGTATCTCCGTCCTGTTGTCTTTGACTGTTTTCCTCCTCGTCATAACAGAGACCATCCCCTCCACCTCACTAGTCATCCCCCTGATTGGCGAGTACCTCCTCTTTACCATGATCTTTGTCACCCTCTCAATTGTCAtcactgtttttgtgttaaacATCCACTATCGCACACCAAAGACTCACACTATGCCCTGTTGGGTGCGGACTGTGTTCCTTGGACTGTTGCCCAGGGTGATGTTCATGACTAGGCCAGAGAGAGACCCAGACGAGGTGACAATGGTTGGCAATGATCAGACCACACATTCAAGACCCTGTGCCATTCATTTGTCAGGTACTTTGCAGAAGCAGAACAAACCTCAGGCCCTGGCCTCCAGCATGGTGTCCAGCCTGACAAACCGTCAACAGCTTTTTAACAACACAGAGCTCTCCTATCTCAATAACTTAAGTGCAGACCCAGTCAAAGGTGCAGGTTCTGCGTTCCTATGCTGTGAGGGCCACTGCAACTGCTGTTGGCACCCACGATCCAGCAAACTGCCTGCAGATtctggaggaggaagtggaggactGGGCAGCCTGGGGGCACTAACTGGAGGCAGTGCTGTTGGGGTCAGAGGTGGAAGTCAGTGCTCCAGCTCTGAGTCACTGGATGGAGGAAAAATGTCCCTGCTGCCGCTCTCTCCTGAGGTCAGGGAGGCTATTGAGAGTGTCAAATACATAGCAGAGAACATGAGATTACAAAATGAAGCAAAGGAG GTTCAAGATGACTGGAAATATGTTGCCATGGTTATTGACAGGATCTTCCTGTGGGTTTTTGTTCTCGTGTGCATTCTGGGAACAGCTGGCCTCTTCCTCCAGCCTCTATTAGTAGGGGAAGACATTTGA